TTTAGGATCTTCCCTTCCCGGGATCAGTTTGCCATCATAAATCAATTCGCTTAAAACATGAACGATATTGGGGAGAGAACGACGGTTGTATTTAAGGAAAACATAAGGCAATTCTTCTTTAGGATTTTTGCTCCCCAAAATCATTTGAGCAAAAGGGCCTTGTTCAGACATATCCACAGCCGTGGCTGCGGCTTGGAGTGTTGCGCGAATTTTTGCTCTTAAATCACGACAACATTGAATTAATTCATCGGTGGAAAAGGATTCACAGCTCGTTCCCGTAAGACTCTCTCGGATCTCCTCTACGCATTTCCGAATTTCACGTTCCGCAACTTCGTCCGATGAATAGATTGAAGATAAAAATGCGGGAGGAGCATTCTCGATTTCAAGGTTTGAGAGTTTCCATGGCGGTAAAGGGTGATTTTCGTACGATCGTTTGTCCACTTTCACGTCCGCATCCGCCCATATTTTCAGGAGTATTTCTTTTTCAAGTTGTTCCCGTTTTGCGGGCGATACCGGAATATTCCCCAGTTGAAAATAATCTCCAACCATTATCAATTGTTGTTCGGGGAATTGTAAAGCCAGCATTAACTCTTCCCATTTCAAACGGGTGGCTTCATCAATGACCACTACATCAAAACTCATGTCAGCCAATAAAGAGTCATTGATCAATGTTCCGAAGGTGGCTAAAACCACACCCCCTTGTTCCAAATTTGCTTTGAGTTTTTCCCCGCAGTCAGTCAGCTTTTCTTCATATTTCAAAAGAATAGCTTTTCGGAATTCTTCTTTAAAAGCTTGCATATCCTCTCCATTCCATCCTTTTTCTTTTGCTTTTTTTCGAGCTTCTTCATCTGACATTTCATTGATGCGAGTAAGCACCGCATGAGGAAAGTTGATCCCTCGTCGAATACGACTGGGACATAATTTAGGATCAACATCTTGAGCACTATTGCCCGCACGGTGCACTTTAATTTCTCTTTTTTGCAATCCTCGGCCGAGAACGTCTACGCCTTTGTTTGATTCCGAAAGGACCAAAACGCGTCGACCTTGCCTGACATGCTCTGCAATGATTTCGCAAGAAGTGCTGGTTTTCCCGGTCCCCGGACCGCCGTGTAAGAATAAAACCGGATGAGCCAAGATTCCTCCCTCTTTTGTTAATAAGGCTTTTCCATACGCTTCATTTTGGGTCGCATCCAGGCCCTCTTTGGTTTGCAATTCTTCCTTCGCCTCTATCTTGGGAAAATCTCCTTGGATAAAACTTCGTGCAGGGAGGAGCGGTTGTTCTTCTACCTTGCCCATTGCGGTCCAATATCGTGCAGGTTCTTTTTTCCCGGGGATTGTTAGGGTTAAGGATTCGCCTTCATCGAGAGCGGTATAGATTTTGCCGCGAGTGGTTAGAGAAACATGAACGATAGGACCTTGGGGCTGATCTGTTTGGGTCTCATCCGTGGGAGAGGGTGTTACCTTTTGGACTTCTCCTGAGGCGAAAGAAACCAGACGCTTGGGGCGGGGAGGCCGATGATTGGGGTGAGGTTTGTATAGCGTAGAATAAAGTGAGTGATAGGGATTTTCTTCCCGTTCCTTCCTTCTATCTTCTGCTCTTTTATCTTTTTGAGGAGCGCTGTGACTGGTGATTTTTACACGAGTCCCCGGGGATAGGGCAATCGCTGTTTGAATGGAATCTGCGTCTTCGGATGGAGTCACGCTTAAAAAACGTCCTTTTCTTGAGACGCTTTGGGCCTGAATTTTTTTAGGGTGTCCTTTACATCTGACTTCATCGATGAGTGCTGTACGGGCCGCTTGTTGCATTAAAAACACAGCACTTGCCCAATCCTCTACAAAAGAGTTGTTTTCCGGGACGGGGGAGACATCGTTTGTTTGTATATCAGGTGTCATTGGATGAGGGAACTGGTGCAAAAAGGGGAGGGGCTGAAGCTCGGACAGGAAGTGTTGATTGCAAGGTCGGGTCTTAATCCGCCTGCATCCAAACGATTTCCCCGTCTTTGTTGTGAGTTCAGCCCCAAGCAGAAATGGTTTATGCCACTCACCTTATCTGCCGGAAGGTGGGGCATGTTGAGGTTGGCGCGTAGATTGCGTTGTTGAGCCCTACCCCCCACTCATCTACGAGAGATTAACTTATCTGTGCCAGAGATAAGTTGGGGGGTCATTGGGCCGGGTTTGATCCGGGCCAAAGACAACTTGCGCTCCTACTTTTTTTTGTATTTTTTTTGGATTGCCACTCATCCCGAGGG
The genomic region above belongs to Candidatus Gracilibacteria bacterium and contains:
- a CDS encoding AAA domain-containing protein gives rise to the protein MTPDIQTNDVSPVPENNSFVEDWASAVFLMQQAARTALIDEVRCKGHPKKIQAQSVSRKGRFLSVTPSEDADSIQTAIALSPGTRVKITSHSAPQKDKRAEDRRKEREENPYHSLYSTLYKPHPNHRPPRPKRLVSFASGEVQKVTPSPTDETQTDQPQGPIVHVSLTTRGKIYTALDEGESLTLTIPGKKEPARYWTAMGKVEEQPLLPARSFIQGDFPKIEAKEELQTKEGLDATQNEAYGKALLTKEGGILAHPVLFLHGGPGTGKTSTSCEIIAEHVRQGRRVLVLSESNKGVDVLGRGLQKREIKVHRAGNSAQDVDPKLCPSRIRRGINFPHAVLTRINEMSDEEARKKAKEKGWNGEDMQAFKEEFRKAILLKYEEKLTDCGEKLKANLEQGGVVLATFGTLINDSLLADMSFDVVVIDEATRLKWEELMLALQFPEQQLIMVGDYFQLGNIPVSPAKREQLEKEILLKIWADADVKVDKRSYENHPLPPWKLSNLEIENAPPAFLSSIYSSDEVAEREIRKCVEEIRESLTGTSCESFSTDELIQCCRDLRAKIRATLQAAATAVDMSEQGPFAQMILGSKNPKEELPYVFLKYNRRSLPNIVHVLSELIYDGKLIPGREDPKIGHQGIVRWIDTKDLVQELGKERHAGERTTGTSKKNGLEADIIVTQILERVRKGEKPENIAVIAMYASQAELIRDRLSRKLGGPQYEKLLKKLLPRIGTVDAYQGSESPIVYVSLTRSNAEGSIGFLEEKRRLGVAIGRAANELYVVGDSRTVVDENTDATSKEFFGKLKGLVQQKGKIILEPKRGLDPVARHARQDKRKRWRANRPERQERRERKKQRVVSASNKTFEDAPSNEELLRKARERQEEALYAIYDQFSKDSSNEELMRNAKEQQEEALYAIYNQFSPDDFKWGN